In Sphingomonas sp. G-3-2-10, a single window of DNA contains:
- a CDS encoding sigma-54 dependent transcriptional regulator — MSGTEFDLCVVVDDDDDILLAARLLLKRLFAEVLTARSPEEAMAGMGSRVPDVVLLDANFARGATDAKEGLAWLDRLLARDPDTVVVMITAHAGVQVAVEAMKHGATDFVSKPWSNERLLATVRTAATLRRSRGAVATERAKLVVASAAPGDGPPLLGNSPAMARVHSLIERAGPTDANVLILGENGTGKELVARALHRHSLRAEKPILTVDLGAVSQDLIDSELFGHVKGAFTDARSDRIGRVQAADGGTLFLDEVGNLPLHLQPKLLTMLEQRRVTPVGANKSTPVDIRVIAATNLSHTRLNDESHFRQDLLFRLNTVEIVLPPLRERREDVPELVNHFLEHYARRYERETPRVSAAAMAALVAHDWPGNVRALRHAVERAVILGRGGMLEAEDFSLSTGGPRIAPEAVVSAERDDLNLDRVEKKLVETALLKHGYNISLAANELGLSRAALYRRMEKHGL, encoded by the coding sequence ATGAGCGGGACCGAATTCGATCTATGCGTGGTCGTCGACGATGACGACGACATCCTGCTGGCCGCCCGCCTCCTGCTGAAACGGCTGTTCGCGGAAGTGCTGACGGCGCGCTCGCCCGAGGAAGCGATGGCGGGCATGGGATCGCGGGTGCCCGACGTGGTGCTGCTCGACGCCAATTTCGCGCGCGGCGCGACCGATGCGAAGGAAGGGCTCGCCTGGCTCGACCGGCTGCTGGCGCGCGACCCCGACACGGTAGTGGTGATGATCACCGCCCATGCCGGGGTTCAGGTCGCCGTCGAGGCAATGAAGCATGGCGCAACCGATTTCGTGTCCAAGCCCTGGTCGAACGAGCGGCTGCTGGCCACTGTGCGCACCGCCGCGACGCTGCGCCGGTCACGCGGGGCGGTGGCGACCGAGCGGGCCAAGCTGGTGGTGGCGAGCGCGGCGCCGGGCGATGGCCCTCCCCTGCTCGGCAATTCGCCCGCGATGGCGCGCGTCCATTCGCTGATCGAGCGCGCCGGGCCGACCGACGCGAACGTGCTGATCCTGGGCGAGAACGGCACCGGCAAGGAACTGGTCGCGCGCGCGCTGCACCGCCATTCGCTGCGCGCCGAAAAGCCGATCCTGACGGTCGATCTGGGCGCGGTGTCGCAGGACCTGATCGATTCGGAGCTGTTCGGCCATGTGAAGGGCGCCTTCACCGATGCGCGCAGCGACCGGATCGGGCGGGTGCAGGCAGCCGATGGCGGCACCCTGTTCCTCGACGAAGTCGGCAATCTGCCGCTGCATCTCCAGCCCAAGCTGCTGACCATGCTCGAGCAGCGCCGGGTGACCCCGGTCGGCGCGAACAAGTCGACGCCGGTCGATATCCGGGTGATCGCCGCGACCAATTTGTCGCACACGCGACTGAACGACGAGAGCCATTTCCGCCAGGATCTGCTGTTCCGCCTCAACACCGTCGAGATCGTCCTGCCGCCGCTGCGCGAACGGCGCGAGGACGTGCCCGAACTGGTGAACCATTTCCTCGAACATTATGCCCGCCGCTACGAACGCGAGACACCGCGCGTCTCGGCCGCCGCGATGGCGGCGCTGGTCGCGCATGACTGGCCGGGCAACGTCCGCGCCCTGCGCCACGCGGTGGAACGCGCGGTAATCCTGGGGCGCGGCGGCATGCTGGAAGCCGAGGATTTCTCGCTGAGCACCGGCGGCCCGCGCATCGCGCCCGAAGCGGTGGTTTCGGCCGAACGCGATGACCTCAATCTAGACCGGGTGGAGAAGAAGCTGGTCGAGACCGCGCTGCTCAAGCACGGCTACAACATCTCGCTCGCCGCGAACGAGCTCGGCCTGTCGCGCGCGGCGCTCTATCGCCGCATGGAAAAACATGGGCTCTAA
- a CDS encoding ABC transporter ATP-binding protein: MLHMRNLSRVYRTDMVETTAIDGIDLDIEQGEFVAIMGPSGCGKSTLLNLIGMLDSPSGGSYVFNGQEVAGLSESKLSDTRKANIGFIFQSFNLVDELSVRENVELALLYHDVSASERKRRADEVMDRVGIAHRAKHRPSQLSGGQQQRVAVARALVAEPKLILADEPTGNLDTQHGEEVMKMIQQLNAEGSTIVMVTHSPSHADYATRVVNMLDGRILQERRRAA, translated from the coding sequence ATGCTTCACATGCGCAATCTCTCCCGCGTCTATCGCACCGACATGGTCGAGACGACCGCGATCGACGGGATCGATCTCGATATCGAACAGGGCGAATTCGTCGCCATCATGGGCCCGTCCGGCTGCGGCAAATCGACGTTGCTCAACCTGATCGGGATGCTCGACAGCCCCTCGGGCGGTTCGTACGTCTTCAATGGCCAGGAGGTGGCCGGCCTGAGCGAAAGCAAGCTCTCCGACACGCGCAAAGCCAATATCGGCTTCATCTTCCAGAGCTTCAATCTGGTCGACGAGCTGTCTGTTCGCGAGAATGTCGAGCTGGCTCTGCTCTATCACGACGTCTCCGCCTCGGAGCGCAAGCGCCGCGCCGATGAAGTGATGGACCGTGTCGGCATCGCCCACCGCGCCAAGCATCGCCCGAGCCAGCTTTCGGGCGGGCAGCAGCAGCGCGTCGCGGTGGCGCGCGCGCTGGTGGCCGAGCCCAAGCTGATCCTCGCCGACGAACCGACCGGCAATCTCGACACCCAGCATGGCGAAGAAGTGATGAAGATGATCCAGCAGCTTAACGCCGAAGGATCGACCATCGTCATGGTCACCCACTCGCCAAGCCATGCCGACTACGCGACCCGCGTCGTCAACATGCTCGATGGCCGCATCCTGCAGGAACGCCGCCGCGCGGCCTGA
- a CDS encoding efflux RND transporter periplasmic adaptor subunit: MSVLNLKRQAEPGGAVSGSGMDRVVEHRTIPMKWKIGAGVVLLVLAAGLFLWFAPRGNSQTVEASRMTISQVKQGTFDDFIPLRARVTPLLTVYIDAVEGGRVETMLVEDGATVEKGQPIAVLSNAELQLSTLARQTEVEQQINNMRSQELLLAQTRLSNERAILEAELAVQRARRQYEREKPLAQRGFVSGRQFADTEDEYAYQRRRLAALQRGQASDERLQGSQYSQQQQAAKSMRSGLTIARANLDALQLRAPVAGKLSGFSVQVGQSLQRGERVGQIDSPGRNKLIAGVDEFYLGRIQIGQQAEVEAGGKRFKVRVTKIYPQVQNGQFEVDLQFVGDEPANLQRGQTLQAKLTLGDPAPARLIPNGAFYNETGGSWVFVVSPDGRSAVKRQVRLGRRNTDFIEVLDGLDPGERVITSPYTGFADKDRLDLTTN, from the coding sequence ATGAGCGTGCTCAACCTCAAGCGTCAGGCGGAACCGGGCGGAGCAGTGTCCGGCAGCGGGATGGATCGCGTCGTCGAGCACCGCACGATCCCGATGAAGTGGAAGATCGGTGCCGGCGTCGTGCTGCTGGTCCTCGCTGCCGGTCTGTTCCTGTGGTTCGCCCCGCGCGGCAACAGCCAGACGGTGGAAGCCAGCCGCATGACCATCTCGCAGGTCAAGCAGGGAACGTTCGACGATTTCATTCCGCTGCGTGCCCGCGTCACCCCACTGCTCACCGTCTATATCGACGCGGTAGAGGGCGGCCGGGTGGAGACGATGCTGGTCGAGGACGGCGCGACGGTGGAGAAAGGCCAGCCGATCGCGGTTCTTTCCAACGCAGAGCTCCAGCTTTCGACGCTCGCCCGCCAGACCGAAGTCGAGCAGCAGATCAACAATATGCGCAGCCAGGAATTGCTGCTTGCCCAGACGCGCCTGTCGAACGAGCGTGCGATCCTCGAAGCCGAACTCGCCGTCCAGCGCGCGCGCCGCCAATATGAGCGCGAAAAGCCGCTCGCCCAGCGCGGCTTCGTCTCCGGCCGCCAGTTCGCCGATACCGAAGACGAATATGCCTATCAGCGCCGCCGCCTCGCCGCGCTCCAGCGGGGGCAGGCGAGCGACGAGCGGTTGCAGGGCAGCCAGTATTCGCAGCAGCAGCAGGCCGCCAAGTCGATGCGTTCGGGCCTGACCATCGCCCGCGCCAATCTCGACGCGCTTCAGCTTCGCGCGCCGGTCGCGGGCAAGCTCTCGGGCTTTTCGGTGCAGGTCGGCCAGTCGCTCCAGCGCGGCGAGCGCGTCGGCCAGATCGACTCGCCGGGCCGCAACAAGCTGATCGCCGGCGTCGACGAATTCTATCTCGGCCGCATCCAGATCGGCCAGCAGGCCGAAGTCGAGGCGGGCGGCAAGCGCTTCAAGGTGCGCGTCACGAAGATTTATCCGCAGGTGCAGAACGGCCAGTTCGAAGTCGATCTCCAGTTCGTCGGCGACGAGCCCGCCAATCTCCAGCGCGGGCAGACGCTTCAGGCGAAGCTGACGCTCGGCGATCCCGCCCCGGCGCGGCTGATCCCCAACGGCGCCTTCTACAACGAGACCGGTGGTTCCTGGGTATTCGTCGTCTCGCCCGACGGGCGCAGCGCGGTGAAGCGTCAGGTCCGGCTCGGCCGCCGCAACACCGATTTCATCGAAGTGCTGGACGGGCTCGATCCCGGCGAGCGCGTCATCACCAGCCCCTATACCGGGTTCGCCGACAAGGATCGGCTCGACCTGACCACGAACTGA